Within the Streptomyces sp. NBC_00554 genome, the region GCGGGCATCGCGTGCACCCGGGCGGGATCCAGCGGCACGGAGTCCAGGAGCGCCGCACGGGCCTGCGTGTCATTGCGATCCGGGTCACCTGCCGGCAGGAACCGCTCGTCGCCCCACCACAGGTCGAGGCGGCCCCAGTCGACGGCGTCCCGGGCGGGGGCCGAACTCAGCGCCGCCAGGAGCCCGTTGCCGTTGCGGCCGCCCGTGAGCACGATCGAGGCGTAGCCGCGCGAGGCCTGCGCGTCCACGATCTTCGTGATCAGCCGGGCCGCGGCGGCCTGGGCCATCAGCTCCTTGTCGCGGTGGACGACCAGCTGCGGAGTGCTCACCTGGCCGTCCCCTTGGCCGGGGGCATCTGCGCCGGAGTCGGTCGGCTGCCGTCGCCGCCGGCGGACGCCGACTTCGACTTCGAGGCCGAGTCGGACACGGCGGACGCCGGAGTCCGGGTGGGAAGCGGAGACCTCTCCGCAGACGACGGAGTGCCTCCCAGCCGGTCCACCCCGAACCGCAACGCCGACGCGTAGGTGTCGTCCGGGTCGAGCCGGCGCAGCTCCTCCGCCATCAGCTCGGAGGTCTCGCGGCGCTTGAGCGCCACCGCACGGTCCGGCTGGCCCTGGAGCGTCAGCGTGGCCATCGCTCCGTCCGGACGGTGCAGCGTGACGGGACCGCCGGTGGTCTCCAACCGGACCTGGGTCAGCCCAGGGCCGGCGGAGACCCCGCGCCGGACGTGCACATGCAGCCGGTCGGCGAGCCACATGGCCAGCAGTTCGACGCTCGGGTTGAACTCCTCGCCCGACACCTCCGCCGAGATGACCTCGCAGTCCACCTGGTCGAGGGCGGCGGCCAGCATGGAGCGCCAGGGGGTGATCCGGGCCCATGCCAGGTCGGTGTCGCCCGGCTCGTAGTTCTCGGCGCGGGTGCGCAGTTCGTCGACGGGCTTCTCCGACGAGTAGCTGTCGGTGACCCTGCGCTGGCCCAGGGCCCCCAGGGGGTCCTTGGCCGGGTCGCTCGGGGAGCCCACCGGCCACCAGACCACGACCGGCGCGTCCGGCAGGAGCAGCGGGAGCGCGACGGACTGGGCGTGGTCCGCGACCTCGCCGTAGAGCCGCAGGACGACCGTCTCGCCGGTGCCCGCGTCGGCACCGACCCGTACCTCGGCGTCGAGGCGGGACTGCGTGCGGTCGCGCGGCGAGCGGGAGACGCGCTTGACCACCACGATGGTGCGCGAGGGGTGCTCACGGGAGGCGTCGTTGGCGGACTTGAGGGCGTCGTACGCGTTCTCCTCGTCGGTGACGATGACGAGGGTGAGCACCATGCCGACGGCGGGGGTGCCGATGGCCCGGCGGCCCTTCACGAGCGCCTTGTTGATCTTGCTGGCTGTGGTGTCCGTGAGATCTATCTTCATGGGCGACGCCAGCTCCGTCCGTCTCGCTCGAGCATTTCGTCCGCCTCGACGGGTCCCCAGGTGCCCGAGGGGTACTGGGCGGGCTTGCCGTGCTTGTCCCAGTACTGCTCGATCGGGTCGAGGATCTTCCAGGACAGCTCGACCTCTTCGGTGCGCGGGAAGAGGTTCGAGTCGCCCAGGAGGACGTCGAGGATCAGGCGCTCGTACGCCTCCGGGCTCGACTCCGTGAAGGACTCGCCGTACGCGAAGTCCATCGAGACGTCCCGGATCTCCATGGAGGTGCCGGGGACCTTGGAGCCGAAGCGGACCGTGATGCCCTCGTCGGGCTGGACGCGGATGACGATCGCGTTCTGGCCCAGCTCCTCCGTGGCCGTGTGGTCGAAGGGGGAGTGCGGGGCGCGCTGGAAGACCACCGCGATCTCGGTGACACGGCGGCCCAGGCGCTTGCCGGTGCGGAGGTAGAAGGGGACCCCGGCCCAGCGGCGGTTGTCCACCTCCACCTTGATCGCGGCGTAGGTGTCGGTCTTCGACTTGGGGTCGATGCCGTCTTCCTGGAGGTAGCCGACGGCCTTCTCGCCGCCCTGCCAGCCGGCCGCGTACTGCCCGCGCACGGTGTCGCGGCCCAGATCCTGGGAGATCTTGACCGCGCCGAGGACCTTGGTCTTCTCGGCCGCGAGCGCGTCCGCGTCGAAGGAGGCGGGTTCCTCCATGGCCGTGAGGGCCATCAACTGGAGCAGGTGGTTCTGGATGACGTCACGGGCCGCGCCGATGCCGTCGTAGTAGCCGGCCCGGCCGCCGATGCCGATGTCCTCGGCCATCGTGATCTGCACGTGGTCGACGAACGACCGGTTCCAGACCGGTTCGAACATCGTGTTGGCGAAGCGGAGCGCCAGGATGTTCTGGACGGTTTCCTTGCCCAGGTAGTGGTCGATACGGAAGACCTGGTCCGAGGCGAACACCTCGTGCACGACCGCGTTGAGCTCCTCGGCCGACTTGAGGTCGTGTCCGAAGGGCTTCTCGATGACCGCACGGCGCCAGGAACCGCTCGCCTGTTCGGCAAGGCGGTGCTTCTTCAGCTGCTTGATGACCACCGGGAAGGCGGACGGCGGCACGGAGAGGTAGAAGGCGAAGTTGCCGCCCGTGCCCTGTGCCTTGTCCAGCTCGTCGATCGTGGTGCGCAACCGCTCGAAGGAGTCGTCGTCGTCGAAGGTGCCCTGCACGAAGCGCATGCCCTGGACGAGCTGCTGCCAGACCTCCTCGCGGAAGGGCGTGCGGGAGTGTTCCTTGACCGCGTCGTGGACCTCCTGCGCGAAGTCCTCGTTGGCCCACTCGCGCCGGGCGAAGCCGACGAGTGAGAAGCCCGGCGGCAGCAGACCCCGGTTGGCGAGGTCGTATACGGCGGGCATCAGCTTTTTACGTGACAAATCGCCCGTGACGCCGAAGATGACCAGGCCCGACGGCCCCGCGATACGCGGGAGCCGTCGGTCTGCGGGGTCACGCAGCGGGTTGCTGCTTGACAAGATTTCAGCCCTCCGAGGGGGCGAGGCGCTGGAGCTCTGCCTCTGTCGACTTGAGCAGGTCGTTCCAGGACGTCGCGAACTTCTCGACGCCCTCGTCCTCCAGGAGCTGGACCACGTCGTCGTACGAGATCCCGAGCTTCTCGACCGCGTCGAGCTCGGCACGGGACTGGTCGTACGTACCGGCGATGGTGTTGCCGGTGATCTTGCCGTGGTCCTCGGTGGCCTCGAGCGTGGCCTCCGGCATGGTGTTCACCGTGTTCGGCGCGACCAGGTCGTCGACGTACAGGGTGTCCTTGTAGGCCTTGTCCTTGACGCCGGTCGAGGCCCACAGCGGGCGCTGCTTGTTGGCCTGCGCCTTGTCGAGGGCGGCCCAGCGGTCGGAGGAGAAGACCTCCTCGTACGCCTCGTAGGCCAGCCGCGCGTTGGCGAGGCCCGCCTTGCCGCGGGCGGCCTTCGCCTCGTCGGTGCCCAGGGCGTCGATCCGCTTGTCGATCTCGGTGTCCACGCGGGACACGAAGAACGACGCCACCGAGTGGATCTTGGAGAGGTCGAGGCCGGCGGCCTTGGCCTTCTCCAGGCCCGCGAGGTAGGCGTCCATGACCTCGCGGTAGCGGGCGAGCGAGAAGATCAGCGTGACGTTGACGCTGATGCCCTTGCCGATGACCTCGGTGATCGCGGGCAGGCCCGCCTTGGTCGCCGGGATCTTGATGAGGGTGTTGGGGCGGTCCACCAGCCAGGCCAGCTGCTTGGCCTCGGCGACGGTGGCCGTCGTGTTGTGGGCGAGGCGCGGGTCGACCTCGATCGAGACCCGGCCGTCCTGGCCCTGCGTGGCGTCGAAGACCGGGCGCAGGATGTCGGCGGCGTCACGGACGTCCGCCGTCGTGATCATGCGGATGGCCTCGTCGACGGTGACCTTGCGGGCGGCGAGCTCGGTGAGCTGCTGCTCGTAGCCGTCGCCGCCGGCGATCGCCTTCTGGAAGATCGACGGGTTGGTGGTGACGCCCACGACGTGCTGCTGGTCGATCAGCTCGGCGAGATTGCCGGACGTGATCCGCTTGCGCGACAGGTCGTCCAGCCAGATCGCGACGCCTTCCTCGGAGAGGCGCTTGAGTGCGTCTGTCATGGAAATTGCATCTCCTACGTGTCGTGTACCAGCGTCAGCGCTGGGCTGCGGCGATCGATTCCCGGGCGGCGGATGCGACGTTCTCGGCAGTGAAACCGAACTCGCGGAAGAGCACCTTGCCATCGGCAGAAGCACCGAAGTGCTCCAGCGAAACAATGCGTCCCGCGTCCCCGACGAACCGGTGCCAGGTGAGACCGATACCGGCCTCGACCGAAACCCGCGCCTTCACCGAAGGCGGCAGCACGCTGTCCCGGTACCCCTGGTCCTGCTCGTCGAACCACTCCACGCACGGCATGGACACGACCCGAGTCGGGATGCCCTCGGCCTGGAGCTGCTCACGCGCCTCGACGGCGACGTGCACCTCGGAGCCGGTGCCGATGAGGATGACCTCGGGCGAGCCGCCCTCGGCCTCGAACAGCACGTAACCGCCCTTGGCGGCATCTTCGTTGGCCTCGTACGTCGGTACACCCTGGCGGGTCAGCGCGAGGCCGTGCGGGGCACCCTTGCCGAACACCTTGGTGTAGCGCTTGAGGACCTCGCGCCAGGCGATCGTGGTCTCGTTGGCGTCCGCGGGACGGACGACGTTCAGACCGGGGATCGCGCGCAGCGAGGCCAGGTGCTCGACCGGCTGGTGGGTCGGGCCGTCCTCGCCGAGGCCGATCGAGTCGTGCGTCCACACGTACGTCACCGGAGCGTGCATGAGGGCCGACAGCCGCACCGCGTTGCGCATGTAGTCGGAGAACACCAGGAAGGTGCCGCCGTAGATGCGGGTGTTGCCGTGCAGCGCGATGCCGTTCATCTCGGCGGCCATCGAGTGCTCGCGGATACCGAAGTGGATCGTGCGGCCGTACGGGTTCGCCTCCGGCAGCGGGTTGTCCGCCGGCAGGAAGGAGCTCGTCTTGTCGATGGTCGTGTTGTTCGATCCTGCGAGGTCGGCGGAGCCGCCCCAGAGCTCGGGGATGACCGCACCGAGGGCCTGGAGGACCTTGCCGGACGCGGCACGGGTGGCGACACCCTTGCCCGCCTCGAACACCGGAAGCTGCGACTCCCAGCCCGCGGGCAGCTCACCGGCGGCGATGCGGTCGAACTCGGCGGCACGCTCCGGGCTGGCCGTACGCCAGGCCGCGAAGCCCTTCTCCCACTCACCCTTGGCCTCACGGCCGCGGTCCAGGGCCCCGCGGGTGTGCGCGAGGACCTCCTCGGCGACCTCGAAGCTCTGCTCCGGGTCGAAGCCGAGCACGCGCTTGGTGGCCGCGACCTCGTCGTCGCCGAGCGCCGAGCCGTGCGCGGCCTCGGTGTTCTGCGCGTTCGGGGCGGGCCAGGCGATGATCGAGCGCATCGCGATGAAGGAGGGCTTGTCCGTCACCAGCTTCGCGGCCTCGATGGCGTTGTAGATGGCGTGCGGGTCGAGGTCGCCGTCCGGCTTCGGGGCGATCCGCTGCACATGCCAGCCGTACGCCTCGTACCGCTTGACGGTGTCCTCGGAGACGGCCGTCTCCGTGTCGCCCTCGATCGAGATGTGGTTGTCGTCCCACAGCAGGATCAGGTTGCCGAGCTCCTGGTGACCGGCCATCGAGGACGCCTCGGCGGAGATGCCCTCCTGGAGGCAGCCGTCACCGGCGATCGCGAAGATGAAGTGGTCGAACGGGGACTCACCCTGGGGGGCGTCCGGATCGAACAGGCCGCGCTCGTAACGGCTGGCCATCGCCATGCCCACCGCGTTGGCGACACCCTGGCCGAGCGGCCCCGTCGTCGTCTCCACGCCGGGGGTGTGCCCGTACTCGGGGTGGCCGGGCGTCCTGCTGCCCCACGTCCTGAAGGCCTTGAGATCGTCCAGCTCCAGGCCGAAACCGGCCAGGTAGAGCTGGGTGTAGAGGGTCAGGGACGAGTGGCCCGCGGACAGCACGAAACGGTCGCGTCCGGTCCAGTCGGGGTCCGCCGGGTCGTGCCGCATCACCTTCTGGAAGAGGGTGTACGCGGCGGGCGCCAGGCTCATCGCCGTACCGGGATGGCCGTTAC harbors:
- the opcA gene encoding glucose-6-phosphate dehydrogenase assembly protein OpcA, whose product is MKIDLTDTTASKINKALVKGRRAIGTPAVGMVLTLVIVTDEENAYDALKSANDASREHPSRTIVVVKRVSRSPRDRTQSRLDAEVRVGADAGTGETVVLRLYGEVADHAQSVALPLLLPDAPVVVWWPVGSPSDPAKDPLGALGQRRVTDSYSSEKPVDELRTRAENYEPGDTDLAWARITPWRSMLAAALDQVDCEVISAEVSGEEFNPSVELLAMWLADRLHVHVRRGVSAGPGLTQVRLETTGGPVTLHRPDGAMATLTLQGQPDRAVALKRRETSELMAEELRRLDPDDTYASALRFGVDRLGGTPSSAERSPLPTRTPASAVSDSASKSKSASAGGDGSRPTPAQMPPAKGTAR
- the zwf gene encoding glucose-6-phosphate dehydrogenase; this translates as MLSSSNPLRDPADRRLPRIAGPSGLVIFGVTGDLSRKKLMPAVYDLANRGLLPPGFSLVGFARREWANEDFAQEVHDAVKEHSRTPFREEVWQQLVQGMRFVQGTFDDDDSFERLRTTIDELDKAQGTGGNFAFYLSVPPSAFPVVIKQLKKHRLAEQASGSWRRAVIEKPFGHDLKSAEELNAVVHEVFASDQVFRIDHYLGKETVQNILALRFANTMFEPVWNRSFVDHVQITMAEDIGIGGRAGYYDGIGAARDVIQNHLLQLMALTAMEEPASFDADALAAEKTKVLGAVKISQDLGRDTVRGQYAAGWQGGEKAVGYLQEDGIDPKSKTDTYAAIKVEVDNRRWAGVPFYLRTGKRLGRRVTEIAVVFQRAPHSPFDHTATEELGQNAIVIRVQPDEGITVRFGSKVPGTSMEIRDVSMDFAYGESFTESSPEAYERLILDVLLGDSNLFPRTEEVELSWKILDPIEQYWDKHGKPAQYPSGTWGPVEADEMLERDGRSWRRP
- the tal gene encoding transaldolase, with the translated sequence MTDALKRLSEEGVAIWLDDLSRKRITSGNLAELIDQQHVVGVTTNPSIFQKAIAGGDGYEQQLTELAARKVTVDEAIRMITTADVRDAADILRPVFDATQGQDGRVSIEVDPRLAHNTTATVAEAKQLAWLVDRPNTLIKIPATKAGLPAITEVIGKGISVNVTLIFSLARYREVMDAYLAGLEKAKAAGLDLSKIHSVASFFVSRVDTEIDKRIDALGTDEAKAARGKAGLANARLAYEAYEEVFSSDRWAALDKAQANKQRPLWASTGVKDKAYKDTLYVDDLVAPNTVNTMPEATLEATEDHGKITGNTIAGTYDQSRAELDAVEKLGISYDDVVQLLEDEGVEKFATSWNDLLKSTEAELQRLAPSEG
- the tkt gene encoding transketolase; the protein is MSTKPTTTDLEWTELDQRAVDTARVLAADAVQKVGNGHPGTAMSLAPAAYTLFQKVMRHDPADPDWTGRDRFVLSAGHSSLTLYTQLYLAGFGLELDDLKAFRTWGSRTPGHPEYGHTPGVETTTGPLGQGVANAVGMAMASRYERGLFDPDAPQGESPFDHFIFAIAGDGCLQEGISAEASSMAGHQELGNLILLWDDNHISIEGDTETAVSEDTVKRYEAYGWHVQRIAPKPDGDLDPHAIYNAIEAAKLVTDKPSFIAMRSIIAWPAPNAQNTEAAHGSALGDDEVAATKRVLGFDPEQSFEVAEEVLAHTRGALDRGREAKGEWEKGFAAWRTASPERAAEFDRIAAGELPAGWESQLPVFEAGKGVATRAASGKVLQALGAVIPELWGGSADLAGSNNTTIDKTSSFLPADNPLPEANPYGRTIHFGIREHSMAAEMNGIALHGNTRIYGGTFLVFSDYMRNAVRLSALMHAPVTYVWTHDSIGLGEDGPTHQPVEHLASLRAIPGLNVVRPADANETTIAWREVLKRYTKVFGKGAPHGLALTRQGVPTYEANEDAAKGGYVLFEAEGGSPEVILIGTGSEVHVAVEAREQLQAEGIPTRVVSMPCVEWFDEQDQGYRDSVLPPSVKARVSVEAGIGLTWHRFVGDAGRIVSLEHFGASADGKVLFREFGFTAENVASAARESIAAAQR